The nucleotide sequence tttttttatttttttttataaaaaagaacaattatttataattataaatttaattaactttttttttcgaagttaaacatttaatattaacttatattttattagttAATGTTTTGTTTCGATTTGggtttaattttatattcttcatataataaataattctttcataattgatatatatatatatatataaattacgaaatatataatttatataagacataatacattttataatagttaaaatgaacatatatatatagatacgttttataatatatttcgtTAGCAAATTTCCTAGTAACTCCcaaaagttatatatataattatgttattattacaaaagatatagatataaatgaacaaaatgatTTATCAATAACTAGGCCtggaatatttttagattATGTCAAcataatatagatattatataaaagtatatttattgaaCTTACATgttctaataatattttttgttattatgcatatataaattaataaataggtattataaatatttcgtTTTACTAAGgagaatatatatgttttaaaatattttattctaaAACGATGAAATAAGGAAAgtttttacatatatttaaagtATTTCTATTGAGTGCAATAATAAGTTTTTTGTAACATACAATGCTTATGAGTAggaataatattatattaatatgctactaaatagtaataaatatttaggCTTATTTAATTGGATTATATGGATATACgatagttatatatattattaaacttGTAATAATACTGACAATggataaaatgaaaaatgaatattatgGCATCTATCTAATTACACTTTTAATGTGATATTAGTATTAACACTATCAAACAAgagaatataaattttattaataattatacaaacccccttaaaaatattgtttttatatctaaaaataaatacgttttattataaaatatacaatacataatatatgtttagGTTATAAGTATAGATGTGTGCTTAAAATGATAACCTGTGTTATATTGGTTCTCAGATTAATTCATTATTCTAACCAAAgtatgaataaaattttaaaattaaagttaacatatttatatgatttaatggttaaaatatatcatttaatcatttatatactaaataataagaatGAAAAGAAATACACTAGCTACTACCCCAAAACTAATTTATGCTCATGAGCTATTTTAACTGTAATAGATCAATTAACCTAATTTGCacattatgttttttaattttaaaaataaaatgagaTATTCACTCAAAACTATTcattaatttcatttatatataaagaagtattaatatataaacaaagttattacacattttaaaatggatcattaatttgtatattgattaaatgtaaatgcacacaatatataacttaattcgaaaaaataatattaattcatttattaaatgttataatttaaacaatttttctttcatttattggaaataatataaaaaggtGTAATATTCCTTATTGAATAATAGCGTATATCAATATATGACATTCAAATAATGACATtcaaattcatttttaacaaCCATAGTAATAACACATTTCTTATTctttatgtatttatagTAACATAAGTTTTGGAActcatttattaaaaaagtagtgaatataattttattttcatgtGTAAAcctataatataaatgcattattatataaaacaaatttcaTCTATTTTTGTTATGGCATTCCATGAATTTGTGTAATCGggttatttaaaatattattttaaaaaattgtattatgcataaaatatattatatatagatatgataaaaatgttaaacaAATAGCCACTTAAGACAATTAGCAATtgttataaacaaaaatcgAATACCTGTttaatactattattattccatGCTAATTCAAGCATTCaaactaataataatgtctttaactacatatattaattatatagaaaTCTCAATTAATTAATAACCTACTTTGTTtcaatacatatattacataaaaataatattatgacAAATTGTTTACCGATTGAAAATCAAATTCAGCATAATGACTTCAATGTGgtatacacattttttaataaaatgaattttattttattgttttgcattgtttataaattaacttaaatttcataatatttcattaatatattttttattaatttttataatattttcgtAGTGTAGCATAATTAAAAGGATTGATGATAGTTTATCCAGAGACAAATTACCTACAGAAAATGAATGTTTGAATGATGTATTATACACTGCTTATTGTCCTACCAAGAAAGATGGTCAAAAGGGACAATGTGTGACAAATGGTGATAAAATTAGTGCTGGGTTTATATGGTTGTTAACGATGCTCGAGGCTCTTAATGAGGAGTGTtctgaaaatgaaaaagaccattattttgaatatgcTATTTTATGGTTAAGTTCTAAAAGTAATATAATTAAGCCTGGTTCGTATGTTAGTATAGATggtatttataatattcttgaaataaataattccTTTTGGTATAATCAATTTCGTGAtaaagtaaataaaaaaaaaaaatctatGAATTTTGGTGATTACCATATGTGTAATCTATATAAATTACTTAATGAATTATGTACTCTAATTACTAAATATAACCAAGATAGATCAAACCCAGAAGCATATTTAGAATATGCTAATAAATGTGCtgaaacatataaaaatctTGTTACGAAAGCCTCTGCGGTTAAAAATTGCGATTCATATTGTGATGTGCTGTCTACTTTAAAAAGtgaatatgataaatttaaagaagaaaataaagatcCAGAATGTCAACTTCCTGAATTTAATGGAATAGAAAGTTGTAAGGATTTAtgtaaacaaaaaaaacaaaaagcAGAGAATGATAAGGGTTTAGGAGATGGACTGGTTGATGGGAAAGTAGAAATAGATGTCGTACCAGATGATAATCAAAGAAATCAAGAAGAATCAAGAAGTGGACAAGGTGCTACAAATAGTGTTCCAGGAGAAAATGGCGCTCAAAACACACCAGGAATAACTTTTGATATTGGTCGGTCCGTTTTTACGAGCGTATTAAATAGCACTTTCAATTTTGCTGAAACATATGAggagaaaattataaatatctCTAATGAAATACCTGatgtatataatagaactttagataatataaaaaatggttTCGGTGAatctattaatttttttaatgaaattatTGAGAATATAAATTCCGACTCTAAAAAGGTAGAAATACATGATGATTCAAGGTATAAAAGACATGAACCACACGGCACAGGGGATAAATCACCCACATCTAATGACTCACCACCGCCCCAAGAAACTCCATCTGAAGCTTCATCGCCATCAAGTTCTACGGAACAAACTAAAACACCAGAATCGTCTCATGAATTAtctgaaaaagaaaattatgataaaacGGATCAAAAAGGTTCTATAAAAACAGTGCCAAAATCAGTGATTAAACTAAAAAATCCAGTAACCGAAGTAACAGGAAATGGAACAACAGGAATAGATGTTAATATACTCAAAAAATACAAACCAATTGGAATTTCAATTATAATGCTTTTAATACCCATTGCTTTAGCTATTATGTTCAaggtaaataaaaagaaaactgTGAagtatacaatttttaaaatattttttcactataaaatattatatatttttcataattttatgttagtatttttcatttggATGGAGAAAGGaattgaagaaaaaaaaaaacatgaaaaaggttataaatatgtttggTGGAAATGAAAAGACAAAAAGAGTTATAAACCCAACTGATCGAAAAAAACAAgtacaaataattataaatttatctaaaaaaaaacaggaTAAAAAGCTTACAAATCCATCTACTCAAAAAAAGCAGGATGAAAAGGTTACAAGTTCATCtactcaaaaaaaacaaactaAACAGTTTATAAATTCCATTTACTGGGGAAAATATccattattaaatatgtataaactTATGGAGACCGATCCTGTaccatttattattttgtatttggtgtttattttttatgtttatagAAGAAAATGCGATTCTttagaataataaatataattaatagtTTTTGTTTTGTGTTCATATTCTTTGGATCTGACTTAAAAATTCAATATAAGTAATTTGGcttatataaacaattaaaaagtGTATTTtgtgtaatatataatatgtgtattttattaatttatataaaacaatgaCGTATGATCGATTCATGTGATTTCAATTATAACTTACTTTTCTATAActctaaaaatatattagtttataaattatttagtaacgaaaaaaataaataagaggaaataaatcattaatAGATTATTCAGATGACATGAATTGATATAATTAAGATATGTCCTATTTGGagataattaatttttaatgaaaattatttggtttataagaaaaatgaaaacaataaataaattccattcatgaaaataaattttctaatattacggtctgaaaaatatatataaaaatatatgtttatatataaatattttacaataaTGCATTTTGATTAAAAGGAAGCATGTACATCAATctaagaaaaaaacataaatggatgaatatataacatgTTCAGGTTTTTtggaaattataaatatgtacacttatttaaaataatatttgttttaacaattgttgaaataaattgttatgttattaaaatttgtatatcGCTTACAGAGTCGACATAGGTGATATTAACATATctgtcttttttttcaatggAGTATGCAATTAAGTTAAAAAacgtttttttaattttccttttctaATATGTCTTCAGAATCAATGTAAGttatgaataaattttcgttttttacgatttagtttttatattttttatcggAAGGGTTGtgatcatttatatatgctgAAGCCATGACTACTATAGTTTTGTTTTCTGATatctataaaattaataaaaatatattgcataaattattgtgaataatataaaaaatatgatttataACGAAATAGAAGAGGAAAATTTTCCTTACTTAAAATTTTGGAGCTTaagcataaaaatatttatgacGAGATCACGGCCATTTTTTGCAATGGTGTTGTATCATTACTAAATTTGGATTGTACACACGgacaattttttcaaaaaaataataatttcgcataatgtaaattaaaatattataaatttgaagACATGGGAAACAATAAATAGTATCATATAACAATGACAATACTAAATCATGAAATGTCGAATAAATagtaacaataatataatgatttgactaattatttatgttttgtATACTTTTAACAGAGCCATTATTGAAaagttttttataattggGACCCCATAAcatgtttattatttcattatactAATGGAAACAAAgagaaatatatgtatataaattataataatttttttattttaatttggtTTATAACTTTTAATGATGTTCATTAATTGATACCTCATTCtgattaataattatatattgaattttttCAACATTTGTATGACCTcgatgtttttttttataaaaatagatatTGTAAGCATAATATCTAttacataatttataacAATCTTTACTTGTAGCATAACGttctaaatattttaaagcttcattaataaatatgcacGCTTGTATAGTTTCTTTGGGATATTTACATAATAGGtgattgtttttttcatatatttcttcTGAATTATCattgatgaaaatgaacatatttatatatatataaaaataaaggtattgtatttatattataaaatttttgcAAAGACATACATTTAATGTTTTCATAACgaaatatgtaatatatatattgttgtATTTTCTTACGTAAGATAACGTTTTCTTGATATGAAtgttacatattttattggaCCAGGGTCAGTTGCAAGAGTTTTATTATTGACATGTAGGGAGATggttaaaagaaataaaacaattttaacataaaatttattcatttttgaagtttacaaacaaaatattaaaatatatattagtattttttaagttaaaaattaacaacTCGAAAAATAAGCACAagtataattaaaattgaagcaaataattttttccaataaagtataaaaaaCTATTATTTAAACGGTAAATTTATGCTTTTATCAGATTTATAagtttaatatattttatatttaaataattcaacCAAAAGACAACGTCAAAAACAAAAGCTTTGATAAATAGTGAATATCTAatgttattattcataatttcattaatattataatatctaaacatatataactttaaatatataagcaccttttttaatatatagcATTATGAATGCAcaagttttatatttttataattaactaaattcaatttaaaatttataaaacatCTCATTATCTatgaaattatatatatataatagaaaaaacaaTGTTGTTATTACCTAATAGAAGATCaatcatttaaaataaaaatataaaagtaagaaaataataaaaaaatatgttttccACAAAATCGGTAAAATGgagaaaattattaatatttaaaattggagaaatattataataaaatataataaattagaaacgatttaaatgtaaatattaatgGTGATTTGTTAATGTTGTCATTATATGtttgtatttattcatataaaaaaaaagatatgtatctaatattttattattttaattgatatttattaatttgttcgTATTAAAcattaatagaaaaatataagtttataaaatattaaaaccGTACCACTAAAAGCACCaacatattataaattatattaaaaacgGTGTATTTTTTAGATAAAAGTTAATATtgatttgaaaaaaatatagtatttatatccataaacaattttaatgaatataacGAAGTTTATTACAATGGTTAGATAAATTAGTTCTAagaaaatagaaaaaattaataaatgaaataaattcgttttttttatagatatattcatttattcataaaatttagaacaaaaaactagtaaatattactattttgtGAATAAATATCAAGTTATCAACATTATCTCAAACTACATATATTAgttcatttatttaataaataaaggtAAAAATGAGAGTCAGTATTTTAAAATGCGTTCTTTTTTCAATTGTTATTTGTTCTTTTGAATATGCCCAAAATGTAAGttacatattattttattattaataatatttcattatagTTTTTGTATCTATTTGTTTCACATTATccttatattattgtttcaTGTATTGGTAAGTATACTTAAGTTAAACCaa is from Plasmodium berghei ANKA genome assembly, chromosome: 14 and encodes:
- a CDS encoding BIR protein, coding for MTNCLPIENQIQHNDFNVCSIIKRIDDSLSRDKLPTENECLNDVLYTAYCPTKKDGQKGQCVTNGDKISAGFIWLLTMLEALNEECSENEKDHYFEYAILWLSSKSNIIKPGSYVSIDGIYNILEINNSFWYNQFRDKVNKKKKSMNFGDYHMCNLYKLLNELCTLITKYNQDRSNPEAYLEYANKCAETYKNLVTKASAVKNCDSYCDVLSTLKSEYDKFKEENKDPECQLPEFNGIESCKDLCKQKKQKAENDKGLGDGLVDGKVEIDVVPDDNQRNQEESRSGQGATNSVPGENGAQNTPGITFDIGRSVFTSVLNSTFNFAETYEEKIINISNEIPDVYNRTLDNIKNGFGESINFFNEIIENINSDSKKVEIHDDSRYKRHEPHGTGDKSPTSNDSPPPQETPSEASSPSSSTEQTKTPESSHELSEKENYDKTDQKGSIKTVPKSVIKLKNPVTEVTGNGTTGIDVNILKKYKPIGISIIMLLIPIALAIMFKYFSFGWRKELKKKKNMKKVINMFGGNEKTKRVINPTDRKKQVQIIINLSKKKQDKKLTNPSTQKKQDEKVTSSSTQKKQTKQFINSIYWGKYPLLNMYKLMETDPVPFIILYLVFIFYVYRRKCDSLE